A stretch of the Desulforamulus ferrireducens genome encodes the following:
- the istA gene encoding IS21 family transposase, whose protein sequence is MLKMVDIEYIRKKHFIEGWSIRKISRNLNVARQTVRKALQSSDIPKYNLSKNKPCPVMDPYKNIIREWLEYDKTQPPKQRHTARRIFNRLCEEYGFSGSESSVRRFIQLERNTTKEVFVPLAADWGEQAQVDWGRAKVYINDRLTEVCLFCLRLKASLVPFVWAFPTEKIEAFLEGHRLAFEWLGGVPGTLVYDNPKTAVTKILKGPYREEHTMLSSLRAHYLFDSEFCNPGKGNEKGTVENLVKYVRRNAMVPLPRVSSLEELNQKLISWCENQRQIHAKDWEQERRELRPLPTSPFRCCKTNVVKVNSLLLFQFDRNYYSVPMDCGHKKLRVEAFVDKIEVYDNNKLVAVHKRSYKRGEKVMELEHYLPVIARKPRAAKNALVVRKLPEVYQKLRIMLCKRSPEGYREYAKILLLNMEYNFQDVLTAVEDSLKSGHTGFEQIRQLLISKELRIKHTVKRVPANTLPTLNIPIDSPSKFNYLIGGATT, encoded by the coding sequence ATGCTCAAGATGGTCGATATAGAGTATATCAGAAAAAAACATTTTATTGAAGGTTGGTCAATACGTAAAATCAGCCGAAACCTTAACGTTGCACGTCAAACAGTACGTAAAGCCCTTCAAAGTTCAGACATACCCAAATATAACCTATCTAAAAATAAGCCTTGTCCTGTAATGGACCCATATAAAAATATCATTAGGGAATGGCTAGAATATGATAAAACTCAGCCACCTAAACAGCGTCATACTGCCCGGCGTATTTTTAACCGGCTTTGTGAAGAGTACGGTTTTTCCGGTAGCGAATCATCGGTAAGACGTTTTATTCAACTAGAAAGAAACACTACCAAAGAAGTATTCGTTCCTCTTGCGGCTGATTGGGGTGAACAAGCCCAGGTAGACTGGGGCAGAGCAAAGGTCTACATCAATGATCGCTTAACTGAGGTTTGTCTTTTCTGCCTAAGGCTTAAAGCTAGCTTAGTTCCATTTGTTTGGGCTTTTCCTACTGAAAAAATAGAAGCATTTCTAGAAGGTCATAGGCTTGCCTTTGAGTGGTTAGGTGGAGTACCCGGAACCCTTGTATATGATAACCCCAAGACAGCGGTTACCAAAATTTTAAAAGGGCCATATAGGGAGGAGCACACCATGCTTTCTAGCCTAAGAGCCCATTACCTCTTTGACAGTGAGTTTTGTAACCCCGGTAAAGGTAATGAAAAGGGTACAGTTGAGAACCTCGTTAAATATGTAAGACGTAATGCTATGGTTCCTTTACCCCGAGTCAGTTCTCTTGAAGAACTAAATCAAAAATTAATAAGCTGGTGTGAAAATCAACGCCAGATACACGCCAAAGATTGGGAGCAGGAACGCCGGGAATTAAGACCTTTGCCAACAAGTCCTTTTAGATGTTGTAAAACCAACGTAGTTAAAGTCAACAGCTTACTTCTGTTCCAGTTTGACCGTAATTACTACTCTGTTCCCATGGATTGTGGACATAAAAAACTCCGGGTAGAAGCATTTGTGGATAAGATAGAAGTTTATGACAATAACAAATTAGTAGCTGTGCATAAACGTTCCTATAAACGTGGCGAAAAAGTCATGGAGTTGGAACACTATTTGCCTGTAATTGCACGGAAGCCAAGGGCTGCCAAGAATGCACTGGTGGTTAGAAAGCTTCCTGAAGTTTACCAAAAACTAAGGATTATGCTGTGTAAACGCTCTCCGGAAGGATATAGAGAGTATGCTAAAATCCTTCTCCTGAACATGGAGTATAATTTCCAAGATGTGTTAACTGCCGTAGAAGATAGTCTAAAATCAGGTCACACAGGATTTGAACAGATACGCCAGTTGTTGATATCTAAAGAATTAAGAATAAAACATACAGTCAAAAGAGTCCCCGCCAATACACTTCCAACCCTAAACATTCCCATTGATAGCCCCTCTAAGTTTAATTATCTCATAGGGGGTGCCACAACATGA
- a CDS encoding EamA family transporter gives MEDKQYKANFFAILAAALYAISSPVSKLLLKEIPPTLMASFLYLGAGLGMSIADLIKHKKYKEKTEARFTKQELPYTIGMVMLDIAAPIFLMIGLTMTSAANVS, from the coding sequence ATGGAAGATAAACAATATAAAGCAAATTTTTTTGCCATACTGGCAGCAGCATTATACGCTATTAGTTCACCTGTATCCAAACTATTGTTAAAGGAAATACCACCTACATTGATGGCATCTTTTCTATATCTTGGTGCAGGGTTAGGAATGTCTATTGCTGACCTAATTAAACATAAGAAATATAAGGAAAAGACTGAGGCAAGATTTACAAAACAAGAACTTCCATATACTATTGGCATGGTTATGTTAGATATTGCAGCACCTATTTTTTTAATGATTGGACTTACAATGACATCTGCTGCTAATGTTTCGTAA
- a CDS encoding sigma 54-interacting transcriptional regulator, with protein sequence MKVKQVMLENPRTLHRSKTLGDASDLYKQTKVNCAPIVDDNNNVVGILTVFRLLEALESGATFSTSVEEVMDRNLQIINEDTNFSQIRHKPIDRLLIFNRNNQLSGVLTRIDLINKVHKALENTEDKLAEAFETNKKLKSIIEASYDGIIVVDKYGIVQMVNSSYFRLQTSLHEPNGKSLSDIPLECCHQINKVFQEVLQKRKVVFDRFRGKDFSELAITGSPVLDEQNHPTLVVIGLRDYTELNKIKLQSARYSQELKSLRTKDQKELIFHDTAMELVVQKVLRVAEVDSTVLLTGESGVGKEVIARTIHNSSTRAEGPFIEINCGAIPENLLESELFGYEKGAFTGANKEGKPGMMELANGGTLFLDEVGDLPLTLQVKLLRALQEQEIYRIGGRNAIKLDIRILAATNKDLEKMIVEKKFREDLYYRLNVVPIHIPPLRERKSDILPLAMHFLERFNLKYNFRKSFSSEVCKLFEKYSWPGNVRELANLVERLVIMTEQDIIYPDQLPETFLKQHTTGSMQIEIDKIIPLKDAREQVETELIIKAFKEYGSLRRAGEALGVAHSTLLRKARSLGIHYED encoded by the coding sequence ATGAAGGTTAAGCAGGTTATGTTGGAGAATCCTCGGACGTTACACCGTAGTAAAACTTTAGGTGACGCCAGTGACCTCTATAAGCAAACCAAAGTTAACTGTGCTCCCATTGTTGATGATAACAATAACGTTGTGGGCATTTTGACTGTATTTCGTCTATTGGAAGCCTTAGAATCTGGGGCGACCTTTTCAACTAGTGTTGAAGAAGTAATGGATCGTAATTTACAAATCATCAATGAAGATACAAACTTCAGCCAGATAAGACATAAACCCATAGACAGGTTATTGATATTTAATAGGAATAACCAATTAAGCGGGGTACTAACTAGGATTGATTTAATTAATAAGGTGCACAAAGCATTAGAGAATACAGAAGATAAATTGGCTGAGGCATTTGAAACTAATAAGAAATTAAAAAGTATTATTGAGGCATCCTATGATGGGATCATAGTTGTGGATAAATATGGCATTGTACAAATGGTCAATAGTAGTTATTTTAGACTGCAGACTTCTCTTCATGAACCCAACGGTAAGTCACTGTCGGATATCCCCTTGGAATGCTGCCATCAAATCAACAAAGTATTTCAGGAGGTTCTACAGAAAAGAAAAGTTGTATTTGATCGCTTCAGAGGAAAGGACTTTAGTGAGTTGGCCATTACAGGATCGCCGGTTCTGGATGAACAAAACCATCCAACCCTTGTAGTAATTGGCCTGCGAGATTATACAGAGTTAAATAAAATAAAGTTACAATCAGCTCGTTATTCTCAAGAGTTAAAATCCTTAAGAACTAAGGATCAGAAAGAGTTAATTTTCCATGATACGGCAATGGAGCTAGTGGTACAAAAGGTCTTAAGGGTTGCTGAGGTAGATTCCACTGTACTGCTTACGGGTGAGTCTGGGGTAGGAAAAGAAGTGATTGCCAGGACTATACATAACAGCAGTACTAGGGCAGAAGGGCCTTTCATTGAAATAAACTGTGGGGCTATCCCCGAGAACCTCTTGGAATCGGAATTGTTTGGGTATGAAAAAGGAGCCTTTACCGGAGCAAATAAAGAAGGTAAACCGGGCATGATGGAACTGGCCAATGGTGGGACGTTATTTCTGGATGAAGTGGGGGATTTGCCCCTAACCTTGCAAGTAAAGTTGCTGCGGGCACTACAGGAGCAGGAGATTTATCGTATTGGTGGTAGAAATGCCATAAAATTAGATATAAGGATATTGGCTGCTACCAATAAGGATTTAGAAAAAATGATTGTAGAAAAGAAATTTAGGGAAGATCTGTATTACCGTTTGAATGTTGTACCCATCCATATTCCACCCCTTCGGGAAAGAAAAAGTGATATTTTGCCCTTGGCCATGCACTTTTTGGAAAGGTTTAATCTCAAATATAATTTTCGGAAGTCCTTTTCCTCAGAGGTCTGTAAACTCTTTGAGAAGTATTCGTGGCCTGGGAACGTTAGGGAACTGGCTAACTTGGTGGAAAGGTTGGTTATTATGACGGAGCAGGATATCATTTATCCCGACCAATTACCGGAAACTTTTCTAAAGCAACACACTACCGGTTCTATGCAAATCGAAATAGATAAAATCATACCATTAAAGGATGCCAGAGAACAGGTTGAAACTGAACTCATTATAAAGGCTTTTAAAGAATATGGTAGCCTTCGGCGTGCAGGGGAGGCTTTGGGTGTAGCCCATTCGACTTTGCTACGTAAAGCGAGATCTTTAGGTATACATTACGAAGACTAA
- the tnpA gene encoding IS66 family insertion sequence element accessory protein TnpA has protein sequence MNTREIAAEYRLAHWAHIVRRKNESGLSIKAFCANEGFRENTYYYWQRKLREAACEQLTEIRAEHSKQPYLVPPGFAELKITEAPEKLPIKNDLKQSEIRIELGGIRIAADSTYPVEKIAALLGLFKQLC, from the coding sequence ATGAATACTAGAGAAATTGCTGCGGAATACCGCCTGGCACACTGGGCACACATAGTGCGCAGAAAAAATGAAAGCGGCCTTAGTATTAAAGCCTTCTGTGCAAACGAGGGATTCCGTGAAAACACCTACTACTATTGGCAACGGAAACTGCGAGAGGCTGCCTGTGAACAACTAACAGAAATTAGAGCTGAGCATTCAAAGCAGCCTTACCTAGTCCCACCAGGTTTTGCCGAATTGAAAATTACAGAAGCACCTGAAAAGTTACCTATCAAGAATGATCTCAAGCAGAGTGAAATCCGCATTGAACTTGGCGGAATACGGATTGCTGCGGACAGTACCTATCCGGTAGAAAAAATAGCCGCACTGCTTGGCCTGTTTAAACAGCTATGCTAA
- the gcvH gene encoding glycine cleavage system protein GcvH, whose amino-acid sequence MKKYSKEHQWIEVMGNRGRMGITKFASEQLGNIVYLELPTVGDQTTANEPMTIVESVKSSSDVYSPVSGEVVAVNEELGDAPELLNEDPEGKAWIAEILLDNPVELEDLMTEEEYFDFIK is encoded by the coding sequence ATGAAAAAGTACAGCAAAGAACATCAATGGATAGAAGTGATGGGTAATCGTGGACGCATGGGAATTACTAAATTTGCTTCGGAACAGTTAGGAAATATTGTTTACCTGGAACTTCCTACGGTAGGTGATCAAACCACGGCCAATGAACCAATGACAATTGTTGAATCTGTTAAATCTTCTTCTGATGTTTATTCCCCGGTAAGCGGAGAGGTAGTGGCTGTTAATGAAGAACTAGGTGATGCACCGGAACTTTTAAATGAGGATCCCGAAGGGAAAGCCTGGATTGCAGAAATACTCCTAGATAATCCTGTGGAACTAGAAGATTTGATGACAGAAGAGGAATATTTCGATTTTATTAAATAA
- the tnpC gene encoding IS66 family transposase, with protein MNKINLAGLPPEIIAYITKLESQVQEQSTKIENQKVRIDNLMTMLANFQKTLYGQSSEKSRYVLGTDSNQLALFNEAEVEANRNALEPQKVTVSGHTRKAKRTKEELAAELPVVEILCELNEEEQICEECGGKLRKLGREIVREELEIIPAQVRVLRYIRQNYVCEDCEKDTGFATIVKAPTPKPVIKRSLASASTVAHVIYQKYVNGMPLNRQEKDWACQGVTLSRATLANWVIRAATDWLRPLWETMKAYLLKQAVISADETVIQVLKEEGKSPTSESRMWVYCSGNTGNPPVVLYEYQPTRSGEHARRFLEGFRGMLQTDGYAGYNKVAYVTRCGCWAHLRRKYEEAMPKKGAIEGSAAAIGFQYCNRLFDIEAELENLTADERKKQRQEQSRPVLEAYWAWVETVKPLEGSKLGEAITYSINQKEALCEFLNDGRIEISNNRAEQKIKPFVTGRKAWLFADTKKGAQSSAIAYSIVESAKANKINPYMYLVHIFQTMPGLDFKNDSTVLERLMPWSPELPDYCRL; from the coding sequence ATGAATAAGATTAATTTAGCGGGGTTACCCCCAGAAATAATTGCATATATTACTAAGCTTGAGTCTCAAGTTCAAGAACAGTCAACTAAGATTGAAAATCAGAAAGTCCGCATTGATAATCTGATGACTATGTTGGCTAATTTTCAAAAGACTTTGTATGGCCAATCCAGTGAGAAAAGCAGGTATGTCCTTGGTACAGATAGCAACCAGCTGGCACTGTTCAATGAAGCGGAAGTTGAGGCTAACCGTAATGCTTTAGAACCTCAAAAGGTAACGGTTAGCGGACATACTCGGAAAGCAAAGCGGACCAAGGAAGAACTGGCAGCAGAGCTTCCTGTGGTAGAGATTCTCTGCGAACTTAACGAGGAAGAACAAATTTGTGAGGAATGTGGCGGTAAACTCCGTAAGCTTGGTAGAGAGATAGTCCGGGAAGAACTGGAAATTATTCCTGCCCAAGTAAGGGTACTTCGCTATATAAGGCAAAACTATGTTTGTGAGGATTGTGAAAAGGATACCGGATTTGCCACGATCGTAAAGGCACCTACTCCGAAACCAGTGATAAAAAGAAGTCTTGCTTCTGCATCAACGGTAGCCCACGTCATATACCAAAAATATGTCAATGGCATGCCTTTAAACAGGCAGGAAAAAGATTGGGCCTGTCAGGGGGTGACGCTCTCGCGAGCTACCTTAGCCAACTGGGTAATACGAGCTGCAACTGACTGGCTAAGGCCTCTGTGGGAGACTATGAAAGCCTATCTCTTAAAGCAAGCTGTTATCTCAGCAGATGAGACTGTAATTCAGGTGCTTAAAGAGGAAGGGAAATCCCCCACATCAGAGTCCCGGATGTGGGTGTACTGTTCGGGTAATACAGGCAACCCCCCTGTGGTACTCTATGAATACCAGCCTACCCGGTCAGGAGAGCATGCGAGACGTTTCCTGGAAGGGTTTCGTGGTATGCTTCAGACAGATGGCTACGCTGGGTACAACAAGGTAGCATATGTTACCCGCTGTGGTTGCTGGGCCCATTTACGCCGCAAGTATGAAGAGGCCATGCCTAAGAAAGGAGCCATTGAAGGCTCAGCCGCCGCTATTGGCTTTCAATACTGCAATCGCTTATTTGACATTGAAGCAGAGTTGGAAAACCTCACGGCGGATGAGCGTAAAAAGCAGCGTCAGGAACAATCCCGTCCAGTTCTTGAGGCTTATTGGGCGTGGGTTGAAACTGTTAAGCCGCTGGAAGGTTCAAAACTTGGCGAGGCCATTACTTACTCTATTAACCAAAAAGAAGCTTTGTGTGAGTTCTTAAACGATGGACGAATCGAAATCTCGAACAATCGCGCGGAGCAGAAAATTAAACCCTTTGTTACAGGAAGAAAGGCTTGGTTATTTGCCGACACTAAAAAAGGCGCTCAATCCAGTGCCATCGCTTACAGCATTGTGGAATCAGCTAAGGCTAATAAAATAAACCCCTATATGTATCTTGTGCATATATTCCAGACAATGCCTGGCCTTGACTTTAAGAATGACTCAACAGTACTAGAAAGATTAATGCCCTGGTCTCCTGAACTTCCTGATTACTGCCGTCTGTAA
- the tnpB gene encoding IS66 family insertion sequence element accessory protein TnpB (TnpB, as the term is used for proteins encoded by IS66 family insertion elements, is considered an accessory protein, since TnpC, encoded by a neighboring gene, is a DDE family transposase.), with the protein MRKSINGLAAIVEGSFKLDPCDGAVFVFCNRSRDRIKILEWDGDGFWLHFKRLEKGHFRWPTSGEEQTLVLTGEELSILLGGTRVALKLRREELLGKRIT; encoded by the coding sequence ATGCGGAAAAGCATCAACGGGCTTGCCGCCATTGTGGAGGGTAGTTTCAAACTTGACCCATGTGACGGGGCAGTGTTCGTATTCTGCAACAGAAGCCGCGACCGCATAAAAATATTGGAATGGGATGGCGACGGGTTCTGGCTTCACTTCAAACGTCTGGAAAAGGGACATTTTCGGTGGCCAACGTCCGGTGAAGAACAGACCCTTGTGCTAACAGGTGAGGAATTGTCAATCCTATTAGGTGGGACAAGGGTGGCATTAAAGCTAAGGCGGGAAGAACTGCTGGGAAAAAGAATTACATAA
- the tnpB gene encoding IS66 family insertion sequence element accessory protein TnpB (TnpB, as the term is used for proteins encoded by IS66 family insertion elements, is considered an accessory protein, since TnpC, encoded by a neighboring gene, is a DDE family transposase.), producing the protein MLKDISSYDGIYLACGVTDLRHSVDGLAIIVKQQFRMDVFGNYLFLFCNRRRNRLKGLSWDKNGFVLYYKRLDGNGARFKWPNDPQDVRNISLEQLKLLMNGLSIDPPKGFGEVKSRDFY; encoded by the coding sequence ATGTTAAAGGACATTTCCAGTTATGATGGCATCTATTTAGCCTGTGGAGTTACCGACCTGCGCCACTCTGTAGATGGCTTGGCAATAATCGTTAAGCAACAATTTAGGATGGACGTCTTTGGCAACTATCTTTTCCTTTTTTGTAACCGTAGGCGTAACCGACTCAAAGGTCTCAGCTGGGATAAGAATGGATTTGTACTCTACTACAAGAGATTAGATGGGAATGGTGCCCGCTTTAAATGGCCTAACGACCCACAAGATGTTAGAAACATAAGCCTTGAGCAGCTAAAGCTACTCATGAATGGCCTTTCCATCGATCCTCCCAAAGGGTTTGGTGAAGTAAAGTCAAGAGATTTTTATTAA
- a CDS encoding metal-sensing transcriptional repressor → MNEVHKHNHENTKAVINRLSRAIGHLESVKKMVEDGRDCSEVLIQIAAVKSAVNNIGKIILQDHINNCVVNAVETGDKKVIEDLNKAIEQFIK, encoded by the coding sequence ATGAATGAAGTACATAAGCACAATCATGAAAATACTAAAGCAGTTATTAATAGATTATCTAGAGCAATAGGACATCTAGAATCTGTTAAGAAAATGGTAGAGGATGGAAGAGATTGTAGTGAGGTTCTTATTCAAATTGCAGCAGTAAAATCTGCCGTTAATAATATAGGAAAAATTATTTTACAGGACCATATCAATAACTGCGTAGTAAATGCAGTAGAAACTGGAGATAAAAAGGTAATAGAGGATTTAAATAAAGCCATAGAACAGTTTATAAAATAG
- the tnpA gene encoding IS66 family insertion sequence element accessory protein TnpA — protein sequence MNTREIAAEYRLAHWAQIVRRKNESGLSIKAFCANEGFRENTYYYWQRKLREAACEQLTEIRTEHAGFVNTKVDHL from the coding sequence ATGAATACTAGAGAAATTGCTGCGGAATACCGCCTGGCACACTGGGCACAGATCGTGCGCAGAAAAAATGAAAGCGGCCTTAGTATTAAAGCCTTCTGTGCAAACGAGGGATTCCGTGAAAACACCTACTACTATTGGCAAAGGAAGCTGCGAGAAGCTGCCTGTGAACAACTAACAGAAATTCGAACTGAGCACGCTGGTTTTGTCAACACAAAAGTTGACCACTTGTGA
- a CDS encoding IS3 family transposase (programmed frameshift), giving the protein MAKQQYSSEFKMEAIKRVEASEGTIASVAKELGIKTNTLHGWLKRYREKPEVPFPGSGKLSPDDELIKKLQREVRDLREENEILKKAGSLLREEPEIKRFEFIKANRSKFRVAKLCAMLGVSRSGYYAWENRPKSARDIENEILKEQIKLIHDKTKQTYGSRKITKELHRKGKIVNHKRVERLMKQEGLKSKVAKKYKATTNSNHNLPVAENILNRQFSAEKPNMKMVSDITYLWTEEGWLYIAGVMDLCGQKIIGLSMSERMTKELVINALDSARKRYRPAPGALIHSDRGSQYCSKDYQNYLKKHGFICSMSRKGNCWDNAPMEAFWGKMKHEWLYGQRFLTREQARAAVFEYIEIFYNRQRLHETNGYLTPEEYYSTAMAA; this is encoded by the exons ATGGCAAAACAGCAATATAGTTCAGAGTTCAAAATGGAAGCTATTAAACGGGTTGAAGCATCCGAAGGAACCATAGCCTCGGTTGCAAAAGAATTAGGTATAAAAACAAATACCCTACATGGTTGGTTAAAAAGATATCGTGAAAAGCCTGAAGTTCCCTTCCCAGGCAGCGGAAAATTAAGTCCAGATGACGAGCTAATAAAAAAACTTCAGCGCGAGGTTCGTGATCTCCGTGAGGAAAATGAAATCCTAAAAAAGGCGG GCAGCTTACTTCGCGAAGAACCTGAAATAAAAAGGTTCGAATTCATCAAAGCTAACCGTAGCAAATTCCGGGTGGCGAAGCTGTGCGCAATGCTTGGTGTTTCACGAAGCGGTTATTATGCATGGGAGAATCGCCCGAAAAGTGCAAGAGATATAGAAAATGAGATACTCAAGGAACAAATTAAATTAATACATGATAAAACAAAGCAAACCTATGGTTCCCGTAAAATTACTAAGGAACTCCACCGTAAAGGCAAAATAGTTAACCATAAGCGTGTAGAACGGCTCATGAAACAAGAAGGTCTTAAATCAAAGGTTGCTAAAAAATATAAAGCAACTACAAATTCAAACCATAACCTGCCAGTGGCAGAGAATATTTTAAACCGGCAATTTTCAGCAGAGAAACCCAACATGAAAATGGTCAGCGATATAACCTATCTATGGACAGAAGAGGGTTGGCTTTATATTGCTGGGGTGATGGATCTATGTGGTCAAAAAATAATTGGTCTCTCAATGAGCGAAAGAATGACAAAAGAGTTGGTCATCAACGCATTAGATAGCGCACGCAAAAGATATAGACCTGCCCCGGGGGCGTTAATTCATTCTGATCGTGGTAGCCAATATTGCTCAAAGGATTATCAAAATTACCTTAAAAAACATGGGTTTATTTGCAGTATGTCCCGAAAAGGCAATTGTTGGGACAATGCCCCTATGGAGGCCTTCTGGGGGAAAATGAAACACGAGTGGCTCTATGGGCAACGTTTTCTAACTCGTGAACAAGCTCGGGCCGCAGTATTTGAGTATATTGAGATATTTTATAACAGACAGCGTTTACATGAAACCAATGGCTATCTTACACCGGAGGAATATTACTCTACCGCAATGGCAGCTTAA
- the tnpA gene encoding IS66 family insertion sequence element accessory protein TnpA, which translates to MTNSDKRALVEECRKSAMTAKEWCASKGINYSTYMQWASRINKEDRNATSKPMQWADITSVANKIPEKETAEVKLICGKWTISVEPGFSPDLLAKVLKVVDTVC; encoded by the coding sequence TTGACCAATTCGGATAAAAGGGCACTGGTTGAAGAATGCCGCAAAAGTGCCATGACTGCCAAGGAGTGGTGCGCATCTAAAGGTATCAACTATAGCACTTACATGCAATGGGCATCGAGAATAAATAAAGAAGATCGAAATGCAACCTCTAAGCCAATGCAGTGGGCTGATATAACTTCAGTTGCTAATAAAATCCCAGAAAAAGAAACAGCAGAAGTCAAGCTTATCTGCGGCAAATGGACCATCTCTGTTGAACCCGGATTTAGTCCAGACTTGCTAGCTAAAGTACTCAAAGTGGTTGATACAGTATGTTAA